One Rhizobium sp. NXC14 DNA window includes the following coding sequences:
- a CDS encoding SIR2 family protein translates to MNTVLTSDRLLVVRNGDAVKWLELLKEALTADGVIPYLGPDLLRLQSTEPPVPHTPQAVSAALNTRTPAPSRIRSNMWSVAQFIEQRRHRKTLQTWMAEIFGAPVAPTALHDWLATLPLSLIVDGWYDGTMRAAFAKTGRTDVVEIQGVARANSVGDIWTKNYDLSGRNVEPAPVARTVLYTPHGSVRPAANFLVSDSDYVEVLTEIDIQTPIPELVKKRRRDRGFLFIGCRFDDQMLRIFARQIIKRSSGPHFAVLDAESLTKNERRFLAASSITVVDLPMREAAALLAPYGSEAESGQNHTAAAGAHPCSR, encoded by the coding sequence ATGAACACAGTCCTGACCTCGGACCGTCTCCTGGTCGTTCGCAACGGCGACGCCGTAAAATGGCTTGAGCTGCTAAAGGAAGCACTGACCGCGGACGGAGTAATCCCCTATCTCGGTCCGGATCTCCTCCGGCTGCAATCCACGGAACCCCCTGTACCGCACACCCCGCAAGCCGTTTCCGCCGCACTCAACACACGTACACCTGCCCCTTCCAGGATACGTAGCAATATGTGGTCAGTCGCGCAGTTCATCGAACAGCGGCGGCATCGCAAGACACTTCAGACTTGGATGGCGGAAATATTTGGAGCGCCCGTGGCGCCGACCGCTCTTCACGACTGGCTCGCAACGCTGCCGCTCTCCCTTATCGTCGACGGCTGGTACGACGGGACAATGCGTGCGGCCTTCGCCAAGACCGGCCGAACGGACGTCGTCGAGATACAAGGGGTGGCGCGCGCAAACAGCGTCGGCGATATTTGGACGAAAAACTACGATCTTTCCGGGAGGAACGTCGAACCCGCGCCCGTGGCAAGGACGGTCCTCTATACGCCGCATGGCAGTGTTAGGCCAGCCGCAAACTTTTTGGTGTCCGATTCCGACTATGTCGAAGTCCTAACCGAAATCGATATCCAGACGCCGATCCCTGAATTGGTAAAGAAACGACGGAGGGATCGTGGTTTTCTTTTCATCGGCTGCCGCTTCGACGATCAGATGCTCCGAATCTTCGCTCGGCAGATCATAAAGCGCTCCAGCGGCCCACATTTTGCAGTGCTTGATGCAGAAAGTCTGACCAAAAACGAACGCCGTTTCCTTGCAGCGAGCTCAATCACAGTTGTCGACCTGCCGATGCGCGAAGCCGCGGCTTTGCTTGCCCCATATGGCAGTGAGGCAGAGAGTGGGCAGAACCATACAGCGGCGGCCGGCGCGCATCCCTGTAGCCGCTAG
- the nifT gene encoding putative nitrogen fixation protein NifT, whose translation MKVMIRRTSAGLSAYVPKKDLEEPIVNVETDELWGGTVTLRNGWRLVLPKLSRDTPLPITVDARKISDGD comes from the coding sequence ATGAAGGTCATGATTCGCAGAACGAGCGCCGGCTTGTCGGCCTACGTTCCCAAGAAGGATCTCGAAGAGCCCATCGTCAATGTCGAAACCGATGAATTGTGGGGCGGCACAGTTACACTCAGAAACGGCTGGAGGCTCGTCCTGCCCAAGCTATCGCGGGATACGCCTCTGCCGATCACCGTCGACGCGAGGAAGATTTCTGACGGGGATTGA
- a CDS encoding nitrogen fixation protein NifZ — MGLGREQGVEIHKPPRFRPGERVRARLHVTNDGTYAGKNIGENLVRKGDEGYVRDIGTFLQQFYIYAVEWVDRGTVVGMRARELTSLEKAAAAPNEGIST; from the coding sequence ATGGGCCTTGGACGTGAACAGGGGGTCGAAATCCACAAGCCTCCACGATTTAGACCTGGCGAGCGGGTGCGGGCCAGACTTCATGTAACGAATGACGGCACCTATGCTGGCAAGAACATCGGCGAAAATCTGGTGCGGAAGGGCGACGAAGGCTATGTGCGCGACATCGGCACCTTTCTCCAGCAGTTTTACATCTATGCCGTCGAATGGGTCGATCGCGGCACTGTCGTCGGCATGCGCGCACGTGAACTGACGAGCCTCGAAAAAGCCGCGGCTGCCCCTAATGAAGGAATATCGACATGA
- a CDS encoding 4Fe-4S binding protein has protein sequence MAFRIIASQCTQCGACEFECPSGAIRFKGEAYVIDPEKCTECKGSFETQQCAEVCPVPKTCVAAAAAI, from the coding sequence ATGGCCTTCAGGATCATTGCATCCCAATGCACCCAGTGCGGTGCCTGCGAGTTCGAATGCCCCTCCGGCGCGATCCGGTTCAAAGGTGAGGCCTACGTGATCGACCCGGAAAAATGCACCGAATGCAAGGGTAGCTTCGAAACGCAGCAATGCGCGGAGGTCTGTCCCGTGCCTAAGACCTGCGTTGCCGCGGCTGCTGCAATTTAA
- the nifB gene encoding nitrogenase cofactor biosynthesis protein NifB, whose protein sequence is MSAPMISLESLTSRRPLDQLPVTAKSSGCTSSSCDVSTKPVDMDQAIWAKIKNHPCYSEEAHHYFARMHVAVAPACNIQCNYCNRKYDCANESRPGVVSEKLTPDQALRKVIAVANEVPQLSVLGVAGPGDACYDWKKTKETFKRIAGEIHDIKLCISTNGLALPDRVAELVDMNVDHVTITINMVDPEIGAKIYPWIFHHNRRYTGVEGARILHERQMLALEMLTARGILTKVNSVMIPGINDEHLIEVNKSVKQRGAFLHNVMPLISNPAHGTYYGLTGQRGPRAVELKALQDRLEGGAKLMRHCRQCRADAVGLLGDDRGQEFTLDKIPGEITYDPHKRETYREVVARERGDHATAKSEALEIVKAAGDGSFKVAVATKGGGRINEHFGHAREFQIYEASPKGITYVAHHKIEQYCLGGVGEEATLDGIIAALDGVDVVLCAKIGEFPKNRLMEAGVRATDAYGYDYIETAIGALYADKFGAEPQAATA, encoded by the coding sequence ATGTCCGCACCGATGATTTCGCTTGAGAGCCTGACCAGCAGGAGACCCTTGGATCAATTGCCGGTGACCGCGAAATCCAGTGGCTGCACATCCTCGTCATGTGACGTGTCCACAAAGCCGGTCGACATGGACCAGGCTATCTGGGCGAAGATCAAGAATCACCCCTGCTATTCAGAGGAAGCGCACCATTATTTCGCGCGCATGCACGTCGCGGTCGCACCAGCCTGCAACATCCAGTGCAACTATTGCAACCGCAAATATGACTGCGCCAACGAAAGCCGGCCTGGAGTGGTCTCGGAAAAGCTGACGCCAGACCAGGCGCTGCGCAAGGTCATCGCCGTCGCCAATGAAGTGCCGCAGCTTTCCGTTCTCGGCGTCGCCGGACCGGGCGATGCCTGTTACGACTGGAAGAAGACAAAGGAAACGTTCAAACGAATTGCCGGCGAGATCCACGACATCAAGCTGTGCATCTCCACCAACGGGCTTGCGCTGCCAGACCGCGTCGCCGAACTTGTCGACATGAATGTCGATCACGTGACAATCACGATCAACATGGTCGACCCTGAAATCGGCGCAAAGATCTATCCTTGGATCTTTCACCACAACCGTCGTTACACCGGCGTCGAAGGCGCCAGAATTCTGCACGAGCGGCAGATGTTGGCCCTGGAGATGCTGACCGCGCGCGGCATCCTCACCAAGGTCAATTCGGTGATGATCCCAGGCATAAACGACGAGCACCTTATCGAGGTAAACAAATCGGTCAAGCAGAGGGGCGCCTTCCTGCACAACGTCATGCCGCTGATTTCCAATCCGGCCCACGGCACCTACTACGGCCTGACAGGACAGCGCGGTCCGCGGGCGGTCGAACTGAAGGCGCTCCAGGATCGTCTCGAAGGCGGCGCAAAGCTGATGCGCCATTGCCGGCAGTGCCGGGCCGATGCGGTCGGCCTGCTGGGGGACGATCGCGGCCAGGAGTTCACCCTCGACAAGATTCCCGGAGAGATCACCTATGACCCCCACAAGCGCGAGACCTATCGGGAAGTGGTCGCGCGCGAACGAGGCGATCACGCCACCGCCAAGAGCGAGGCACTCGAAATCGTCAAGGCAGCCGGCGACGGGTCCTTCAAGGTCGCGGTGGCGACGAAGGGTGGCGGTCGCATCAACGAGCACTTCGGGCACGCGAGGGAATTCCAAATATACGAAGCTTCGCCGAAAGGCATCACCTACGTCGCGCATCACAAGATCGAACAGTATTGTCTTGGAGGGGTGGGCGAGGAAGCGACACTCGACGGTATCATCGCCGCGCTCGACGGCGTTGACGTCGTCCTATGCGCCAAGATCGGGGAGTTCCCCAAGAATCGGCTCATGGAGGCCGGGGTTCGGGCAACCGACGCTTATGGCTATGACTACATCGAGACCGCCATCGGCGCCCTTTACGCCGACAAGTTTGGGGCCGAACCGCAAGCTGCGACGGCCTAA
- the nifA gene encoding nif-specific transcriptional activator NifA, giving the protein MRQAGTQLSGIYEISKVLTAPARLEITLANVVNVLSSFLQIRHGAIVVLDAEGQPEIAATGDIPPASPSAARGVIPKAVIDHIVTTGTPFVVQDVGKSELFQADPQPPWSSGTVPVTFIGVPVKADKKIIGTISIDRVRNGTATFSSDEDVRFLTMVANLVGRTIRLHRFLNLDVQRPIGGQQRPEKPLIAQASAPGRHPSVKIDGIVGNSPALQQVVETVSVVARTNSTVLLRGESGTGKEFFAQAIHELSPRRKKPFVKLNCAALPEGVLESELFGHEKGAFTGAIGQRAGRFELANGGTLLLDEIGEISPAFQAKLLRVLQEGELERVGGTRTLAVDVRLICATNKNLEMAVANAEFRADLYYRISVVPIVLPPLRERPGDIPRLAKVLLNRFNKENQTELTFTPSAIDVMSQCYFPGNVRELENCVRRTATLARSSSIVSSDFACKNGQCLSSRLWKGTEVSPGGNTIGELARNNSIPAASPRAAGRTVASEDVSSVKACDPNSAGCPAMESRLTQRDRLIDAMEKAGWVQAKAARILGLTPRQVGYALRQHRIEVKKL; this is encoded by the coding sequence GTGCGCCAAGCGGGCACGCAGCTCAGCGGAATCTATGAGATATCGAAGGTCCTGACTGCCCCCGCCCGGCTAGAGATCACGCTTGCCAATGTCGTGAACGTCCTCTCCTCCTTTCTGCAGATACGGCACGGAGCAATCGTTGTGCTCGACGCTGAAGGACAGCCCGAGATTGCCGCCACTGGCGACATTCCCCCCGCCTCTCCATCAGCCGCTCGAGGCGTCATACCGAAGGCCGTAATTGACCATATCGTGACGACCGGCACGCCCTTTGTCGTACAGGATGTTGGCAAGTCCGAGTTATTTCAAGCCGATCCGCAACCGCCTTGGAGCAGCGGCACTGTCCCAGTTACCTTTATTGGCGTTCCGGTAAAGGCTGATAAAAAAATAATCGGCACAATATCGATTGACCGCGTGAGAAACGGCACCGCCACCTTCTCCTCCGACGAGGATGTTCGCTTCCTGACCATGGTCGCCAATCTCGTCGGTCGGACCATCCGGCTTCATCGTTTCCTGAACCTGGACGTTCAGCGACCTATCGGGGGACAACAGAGACCGGAGAAGCCGCTCATCGCGCAGGCAAGCGCCCCGGGCCGGCATCCATCCGTCAAAATCGACGGCATTGTCGGGAATAGCCCTGCCCTCCAGCAGGTGGTTGAAACCGTCTCGGTCGTGGCAAGGACGAATTCCACCGTGCTCCTGCGAGGCGAAAGCGGCACCGGCAAGGAATTCTTTGCACAGGCAATCCATGAGCTTTCACCTCGGAGGAAGAAGCCGTTCGTCAAATTGAACTGCGCCGCGCTGCCTGAAGGTGTCCTGGAATCGGAGCTATTCGGGCATGAAAAGGGCGCTTTCACCGGGGCCATCGGGCAGCGCGCCGGACGCTTCGAATTGGCAAATGGTGGAACGCTTTTGCTTGACGAGATTGGCGAAATTTCGCCCGCCTTTCAAGCCAAGCTGCTGCGCGTCTTGCAGGAAGGCGAACTGGAGCGTGTGGGCGGCACCAGGACGCTTGCGGTCGACGTCCGGCTCATATGCGCCACGAACAAGAACCTCGAAATGGCTGTCGCAAACGCCGAGTTCAGGGCCGACCTGTATTACCGCATCAGCGTAGTTCCAATTGTCCTGCCGCCGCTTCGAGAGCGACCCGGCGATATTCCTCGCCTGGCGAAGGTTCTTCTTAACCGGTTCAACAAGGAGAACCAAACCGAGCTTACGTTTACCCCGTCGGCGATCGACGTGATGTCGCAATGCTATTTCCCTGGCAACGTCCGGGAACTCGAAAACTGCGTGCGAAGGACAGCCACCCTTGCGCGTTCAAGCTCGATCGTTTCGTCCGATTTCGCCTGCAAGAACGGCCAGTGCCTTTCCTCGCGCCTCTGGAAAGGAACCGAAGTGTCGCCCGGCGGCAATACCATCGGTGAACTTGCACGGAACAACTCGATACCTGCAGCGTCGCCGCGCGCGGCCGGGCGCACCGTCGCGTCGGAGGACGTATCTTCCGTCAAGGCCTGTGATCCAAACAGTGCCGGTTGTCCGGCAATGGAGTCGCGTCTCACGCAACGGGACCGGTTGATCGATGCGATGGAGAAGGCAGGTTGGGTCCAAGCCAAGGCCGCTCGTATCCTCGGCCTCACGCCGCGTCAGGTCGGCTATGCTCTACGCCAGCATCGCATCGAGGTGAAGAAGCTTTAA
- a CDS encoding ferredoxin family protein, which yields MTTAVTNIRVEDKLYQNRYVVDSGRPHIRVRPHEWPSVNLYALTSVCPAKCYELNDQGQVEIIADGCMECGTCRILCEASGDIEWNYPRGGFGVLFKFG from the coding sequence ATGACGACTGCAGTGACGAACATACGTGTAGAGGACAAGCTTTACCAAAACCGTTATGTCGTCGATTCAGGACGCCCGCACATTAGAGTGCGACCGCACGAGTGGCCGAGCGTAAATCTGTATGCCCTGACAAGTGTCTGTCCGGCCAAGTGCTACGAATTGAATGATCAGGGCCAAGTGGAGATTATTGCCGACGGGTGCATGGAGTGCGGCACGTGCCGCATCCTCTGTGAGGCAAGTGGAGACATCGAGTGGAACTATCCGAGAGGCGGCTTCGGGGTTCTCTTCAAGTTCGGATGA